The Pirellulales bacterium sequence GTGCGGGGCCTGTGGGGGCGTGCGTGGCGGGCCGAGCGGCCGCGCCATCGCGCAGATTTTGAACGATCCGCGCGTTCGGAGCCAACTTCAGGAGCGCGGCTTGAGCATCCCGCGCGACACAATTTTTGTCGGCGGCATGCACAACACTGGCAACGAGGAGGTCACGTTCTTTGATCTCGACGTCGTGCCCGACTCTCACCGCCAGGAATTGGACGTTGTTCACGCCTTGATCGAGCGCGCCGGCGACCGCAACGCCCACGAGCGCTGTCGGCGCTTCGAGTCGGCGCCTTTGACGCTCTCGTTCGCGTCTGCGCGGCAACATGTGGAAGGCCGATCCGAGGATTTGTCGCAAGCACGCCCCGAGTTGGGGCACGCGACCAACGGCGTCACCATTGTGGGGCGGCGCCGGCGAACGCGCGGTCTGTTCTTGGACCGACGCGCGTTCCTGAATTCATACGACCCGACGCAGGACGACGCCGAAGGCACGATCCTGGAGCGGATCCTCCAGGCCGCCATCCCTGTTTGCGCCGGCATCGGACTGGAGTATTACTTCTCCTGCGTCGACAACGCCGGCTATGGCTGTGGCAGCAAGTTGCCGCACAACGTGGCCTCTCTATTAGGGGTGATGGATGGGGCGGCCAGCGACCTGCGGACCGGGCTGCCTTGGCAGATGGTGGAGATTCACGAGCCAGTGCGGCAACTGTTCGTCATTGAGGCGAGACCGGAGCTGCTGTGCAAGGTGCTGGCCCGCAACCCCGGCTTGGAACGTCTCGTCCGCAACGATTGGGTGCGCCTGGCCACCTTGGATCCCGACTCGCCGAAAATCCAGGTGTTTCGTGGCGGGGCGTTCGAGGAGTACCAACCGCAGGTCGAGCAATTGCCACGGGCGAGATCATCGGTCGATTGGTACCTCGGCCGGCGCGACCATCTGGAGTTCGCCCAGATCGGCGATGCCTGACGGCCGGTTGAGTCTAGGAACTGAAGTCTTTTTCGGCGCCGAAGGAGAAACCTGGCAGTAATGCTCAATCACGCGTCATTGATTGTCTTGTTGGGACTGGTCGCGCTCTCCTCGCCGGCGCTGCTGTTTTGCGCCCTGGGGTTGGCGTCGCTCGCTGGCCATCCGCTCAGCGAGAAGGTGACCGGCCGGGCGTGTCTTGCGGCCAATGTGCTGGGGCTGGTTGCCTCGCTGGGCGCCCTCGCCCTGATGCTGCTGCACGGAACGCGACAGGAGGTGATTGCGCTGGGAGATTGGGTCGTCCTCCCGCATTACCACTTTACGGTGAAGTTGATCTTCGACCGGCTGTCGGTTCCGATGGTGATTCTGTCGTTCGCGCTGTGTGGCGTCATTGCGGCCTTCGCCACCCGCTACCTCCATCGCGAACCGGGGTACAACCGCTTTTTCGTGTTCTATGCCTTGTTTGTGCTGGGCATGGTGTTGACCTCGCTGGCTGGGACGATTGAAACCCTGTTCACCGGGTGGGAACTGGTCGGACTATCGTCGGCTCTGCTGGTGGCCTATTTTCAGAATCGACCAGCGCCGGTGCGCAACGGGTTGCGCGTGTGGATCGTCTACCGCATTTCCGACGCGGCGCTGCTGCTGGCCGCCATCGTCCTGCATCACCTCAATGGCGCGGGCGATTTCGACCGACTGCTTGGCCCAGAATCATGGCCAGAAGGACACTCCGCCATCGGCGAAGAGCAGGCCCTGGTCGTGGGGTTGCTGTTGCTGGTCGCGGCCGCGGGCAAATCGGCGCTTGTGCCTTTCTCTGGTTGGCTGCCGCGCGCGATGGAGGGGCCGACTCCGTCGAGCGCCGTTTTCTATGGCGCGCTGTCGGTCCACCTGGGGTCCTTCCTGCTGCTGCGTGTCAGCCCCATCTTGGACGCCTCGGCCGAGCTTGCCTGCGTGGTTGTCGCGCTGGGGGCGATTACTGCCTTGTATGCCTACCTGGTCGGTGGCGTGCAGACCGACATCAAGTCAGCGCTGGCCTTTGCGTCACTGGTGCAGGTTGGCCTTATTGTGGCGGAGATCGGGTTGGGACTGCGCTACATCGCGCTAGTTCATCTCCTTGGCAACGCCTGCTTGCGAGCGCTGCAATTCCTCCGCGCGCCAACCATCTTGCAAGACTACCACCTGCTCGAGAACGCCATTGGCTCACGACTGCCTCGCTCCAATGGGCGACTGGTTCCAATATCCGCGCGCTTTCGCGCCTGGCTGTATCGTTTTGCCCTGGAGCGCGGCTACCTCGATGCGTTGCTCGGCAGATGGGTTGTCGCCCCGTTCGTTGGTTTATTTTCTTGGTGCGACTCGTTGGAACGCCGCTGGATCAACCTGTTGGCCGGCCGCGAATCGCGGCAAGCCCACGCCAGGCCGACTGTGGAGTGGATTGAGGAACTGTCATGAGCATGTGGGAGGCGCCCTGGCTCGAAGTTGCGATCATCCTGCCGGCGATCGGCGCCTTGTGGGTCAGTCGCTTCCGTAACCCCCTCCGCGCCTTCCAATGGGGCTTGGCTTTTACAACCGCCACGCTCGCCGCCACCCTGCTGGCGTGGATTGGATTTCTTGTCGAGCCCTCCGCCGCGGACGGTGGTCTGAGCGTGCAACCGCGTCTCTTCGGCCGTCAACTGTTCGGCCTGGATGAGCTCAGCGCCCCGCTGGTGGCGCTGATTGCCCTGCTTCATTTCCTTACCGCGCTGGCCACTGGCCGGACGAAGATGCGGCGTTTCTCCCTAGCCTGGTCGCTAGTCTCCGAGTCAGTGCAATTGGCGCTGCTAAGTTGCGCGGTACCTTGGTTGCTCATTGGTCTGTTGGTCGCATGCGTGATCCCGCCCTACGCGGAGTTGCGCAATCGTGGCAGGTCGGCCCGCGTCTATGCGCTGCACATGGGGCTATATGTAGGCCTGCTCGTCCTGGGATGGGCCTGCTTCGATCTTGAAGCGGAGCACAAGTCGCAGCAGGTCTGGGCCGCGATTCCGCTATTGGCGGCCATTCTCATCCGTTGCGGCACCGTGCCAATGCATTGCTGGATGACGGATTGGTTAGAACACGCTTCATTTGGCAATGCCTTGCTGTTTGTGACGCCGCTCAGCGGGGTCTACGCAGCCGTGCGTCTGGTGCTGCCGATCGCTCCCGATTGGGTACTGCAAAGCATTGGCTTGTTTTCGCTGGTCACTGCCGTGTATGCCGCCGGAATGGCCGTAGTACAGCAGGATACCCGCCGCTTCTTCGCGTACCTGTTCCTCAGCCATGCATCGCTGATCCTCGTCGGATTGGAGTTGCACACGTCGATCAGTTTGACTGGCGCGCTTTCTCTGTGGATCGCCGTTTCACTGTCACTCGCTGGGTTCGGCCTGACGCTGCGCGCGTTGGAGGCCCGCTTTGGGCGCCTGTCGTTGGCGAAATACCATGGTCTGTACGATCACTCGCCGGCCCTGGCGGTCTGCTTTCTGCTCACGGGACTAGCGAGCGCCGGGTTCCCTGGCACCCTGGGCTTCGTGGCGACCGAGTTGCTGGTGGAGGGCGCGATCGAAGCCAGTCCTGTTATCGGAATCGGCGTAATCCTGACGGCGGCGATTAATGGCATTGCTGTTGTGCGCGCCTACTTCGCCCTCTTCACAGGCGCTCGGCATGCGTCTACGGTGTCGCTGGGGATGGGCGCGCGCGAGCGCATCGCTGTGTTGACCCTGGCCGCGCTGATCTTAGGGGGCGGGCTCGTTCCGCAGCCCTGGGTGGCCTCGCGCTACCGAGCGGCGACGACGCTCCTTCAGGAACGCGCGC is a genomic window containing:
- a CDS encoding oxidoreductase, whose translation is MLNHASLIVLLGLVALSSPALLFCALGLASLAGHPLSEKVTGRACLAANVLGLVASLGALALMLLHGTRQEVIALGDWVVLPHYHFTVKLIFDRLSVPMVILSFALCGVIAAFATRYLHREPGYNRFFVFYALFVLGMVLTSLAGTIETLFTGWELVGLSSALLVAYFQNRPAPVRNGLRVWIVYRISDAALLLAAIVLHHLNGAGDFDRLLGPESWPEGHSAIGEEQALVVGLLLLVAAAGKSALVPFSGWLPRAMEGPTPSSAVFYGALSVHLGSFLLLRVSPILDASAELACVVVALGAITALYAYLVGGVQTDIKSALAFASLVQVGLIVAEIGLGLRYIALVHLLGNACLRALQFLRAPTILQDYHLLENAIGSRLPRSNGRLVPISARFRAWLYRFALERGYLDALLGRWVVAPFVGLFSWCDSLERRWINLLAGRESRQAHARPTVEWIEELS
- a CDS encoding oxidoreductase, with translation MSMWEAPWLEVAIILPAIGALWVSRFRNPLRAFQWGLAFTTATLAATLLAWIGFLVEPSAADGGLSVQPRLFGRQLFGLDELSAPLVALIALLHFLTALATGRTKMRRFSLAWSLVSESVQLALLSCAVPWLLIGLLVACVIPPYAELRNRGRSARVYALHMGLYVGLLVLGWACFDLEAEHKSQQVWAAIPLLAAILIRCGTVPMHCWMTDWLEHASFGNALLFVTPLSGVYAAVRLVLPIAPDWVLQSIGLFSLVTAVYAAGMAVVQQDTRRFFAYLFLSHASLILVGLELHTSISLTGALSLWIAVSLSLAGFGLTLRALEARFGRLSLAKYHGLYDHSPALAVCFLLTGLASAGFPGTLGFVATELLVEGAIEASPVIGIGVILTAAINGIAVVRAYFALFTGARHASTVSLGMGARERIAVLTLAALILGGGLVPQPWVASRYRAATTLLQERARRIAPPSMTTRQPSSPHERLTPGR